In a genomic window of Octadecabacter temperatus:
- a CDS encoding sensor histidine kinase NtrY-like, giving the protein MLAFSRWRRRRSVQNVTTAVLVLLGPLLVILTITALRPLDQTGRTEVLRLILLADIIYVLVIAALVSSRIVSMIVARRAKSAGSRLHLRLTGVFGLLALIPTVAVAVFAVLTINIGLEGWFSERVRDVLGNSLSAAQAYEEEHRTEVTRDGNALAGYLNTERLQTFFMERGEVRQALAAVQPQIERGLTEAFVLDGDGEIWARGERSYEFYFEQPTREELAEASVTGLVIIEDWANNEFRALIPLVAFSEKYLYVTREVDGGILALLDDTQETVALYGQLENERGRVLFEFGLIYLGFALILILASVWVGLWFAERLSRPVGRLVGASQRVGAGDLNVRVREEEGEDEIAQLGRYFNQMTAQLHDQREELLDNTRQIERRRRLFDSVLSSVPSGVVGLDEDGRVTFVNRSANRLLEVDGGQDSALAVAVPEFASLFEEMTQGGKSVVQGQVNLVRGGLQESLLVRMSHRLREDGTLEGYVVAFEDVTDLVSAQRMAAWGDVARRIAHEIKNPLTPIQLSAERIKRKFSREVEVPEDLEQLTGVIVRQTNDLRVIVDEFSKFARMPEPDRRTYDLAKILRDAVTLQESGQPDVTFDVNIPDGEILSDLDSTMMSQALTNLIKNAGEAIESLQEMDPAIKISPQIKIRLTTEGDVATLTIADNGIGLPEDRAKLFEPYVTTREKGTGLGLPIVKKIIDEHGGTLTLTDAPAFDETGRFGAMAVITLPIQAAAALPQIETA; this is encoded by the coding sequence ATGCTGGCGTTTTCACGCTGGCGCAGGCGGCGCAGCGTCCAGAATGTGACGACGGCTGTCTTGGTTTTGCTCGGCCCGCTTCTTGTTATTCTTACCATCACGGCACTGCGCCCACTTGACCAAACAGGGCGCACTGAAGTTCTGCGCCTAATTCTGCTTGCCGATATTATCTATGTCTTGGTGATTGCCGCATTGGTGTCATCGCGCATTGTCAGTATGATTGTCGCCCGACGCGCCAAGTCCGCGGGTTCGCGGTTGCACCTGCGTCTTACCGGCGTTTTTGGCTTATTGGCATTGATCCCAACGGTTGCCGTTGCGGTCTTTGCCGTTTTGACGATCAACATCGGCCTTGAAGGTTGGTTTTCCGAACGCGTTCGCGACGTTTTGGGCAATTCGCTGTCCGCGGCCCAAGCCTACGAAGAAGAACACCGCACCGAAGTCACGCGCGATGGCAATGCACTTGCGGGGTATTTGAACACTGAACGTTTGCAGACCTTTTTCATGGAACGTGGCGAGGTACGCCAAGCCCTTGCGGCCGTTCAACCGCAGATCGAGCGGGGGTTAACCGAAGCCTTCGTTCTGGATGGCGACGGTGAGATTTGGGCACGAGGTGAGCGTTCATATGAGTTCTATTTCGAACAACCGACCCGTGAAGAGTTGGCGGAAGCCAGCGTTACTGGACTTGTGATTATTGAGGACTGGGCGAACAACGAATTTCGTGCGTTGATCCCGCTGGTCGCGTTCAGTGAAAAGTATTTGTACGTCACTCGTGAAGTCGACGGCGGCATTTTAGCGCTTCTGGATGACACGCAAGAAACGGTTGCGCTTTATGGTCAGTTGGAAAACGAGCGCGGACGGGTTCTGTTCGAATTCGGCCTTATTTACCTCGGCTTTGCACTGATCCTGATCCTAGCGTCTGTCTGGGTTGGCCTTTGGTTTGCCGAAAGGCTTTCACGACCGGTTGGGCGACTTGTGGGTGCCTCGCAGCGTGTTGGTGCAGGTGATCTGAACGTGCGTGTGCGTGAAGAAGAAGGCGAAGATGAGATCGCGCAGCTGGGGCGTTACTTTAACCAAATGACGGCCCAACTCCACGATCAACGTGAAGAACTGCTCGACAATACCCGCCAGATCGAACGCCGCCGCCGTTTGTTTGACTCTGTGTTGTCTTCGGTGCCGTCTGGCGTTGTGGGCCTTGATGAAGATGGGCGCGTAACATTCGTGAACCGATCCGCCAACCGACTGCTTGAGGTGGATGGCGGGCAAGACAGCGCGCTTGCGGTTGCCGTGCCTGAGTTTGCATCGCTGTTTGAAGAAATGACACAGGGCGGGAAGTCTGTAGTCCAGGGGCAGGTGAACCTTGTGCGGGGTGGCCTGCAAGAAAGCCTTTTGGTGCGTATGTCCCACCGTCTTCGGGAAGATGGCACGCTTGAGGGCTATGTTGTTGCGTTTGAGGACGTGACCGACCTTGTATCAGCGCAGCGCATGGCCGCATGGGGCGATGTTGCCCGCCGAATTGCCCATGAAATCAAGAACCCGCTGACGCCGATCCAATTGTCGGCGGAACGTATCAAGCGCAAATTCAGCCGTGAAGTCGAAGTTCCAGAAGACCTAGAACAACTCACAGGCGTTATTGTAAGGCAAACCAACGACTTACGGGTCATAGTTGATGAATTTTCAAAGTTCGCACGGATGCCCGAACCAGACAGACGAACCTATGACCTCGCGAAGATCCTGCGTGACGCAGTGACATTACAAGAATCCGGTCAGCCTGATGTGACCTTTGATGTCAACATTCCGGACGGTGAAATTCTGTCGGATTTGGACAGCACGATGATGTCTCAAGCGCTTACCAATTTGATTAAGAACGCTGGTGAAGCTATTGAAAGCCTTCAGGAAATGGACCCTGCAATCAAGATTTCTCCGCAAATCAAAATTCGCCTGACGACAGAAGGTGATGTGGCGACCCTGACGATTGCGGACAATGGCATCGGCCTTCCTGAAGACCGCGCCAAACTGTTCGAACCATACGTAACCACCCGCGAAAAAGGCACCGGTCTTGGTCTGCCGATCGTGAAGAAAATTATCGATGAGCATGGCGGAACGCTGACCTTGACGGACGCGCCCGCCTTTGATGAGACAGGGCGCTTTGGCGCAATGGCTGTCATCACACTTCCAATTCAAGCAGCCGCCGCGCTGCCCCAAATAGAAACTGCATGA
- a CDS encoding sigma-54-dependent transcriptional regulator, protein MGDILITDDERDIRELISDILKDEGFSTRLAGTSDECMAQIEKETPALMILDIWLKDSRMDGIDILKQVKRDHPEVPVVIISGHGNVEIAVAAIKQGAYDFIEKPFNIDQLMVVIRRAMETSRLRRENIDLKRTDAGPTEMLGESASFRTLISQLDKVTKSNGRVMLTGEGGSGKETAARYIHVNSDRVDMPFVSVNCASIEPERMEEVLFGRETEGRGVERGLLEEADGGVIYFDGVADMPLGTQSKLLRVLVDQKFQRVGGVDKVQVDVRVISSTNKDLTAAIEAETFRQELYHRLNVVPIHVPSLEERREDIPLLAAYFIEELNATQGLTARTLSDEAGALLQTMQWPGNARQLKNVMERVLILGDATGPIEAKELPSQSDGPADEGRVLLSGSLATLPLREARELFEREYLLTQINRFGGNISRTASFVGMERSALHRKLKTLGVVTSNKAGARVAHVEEDAEE, encoded by the coding sequence ATGGGCGATATTCTGATCACCGACGACGAACGCGACATCCGCGAATTGATCTCTGATATCCTCAAGGATGAAGGGTTTTCAACACGACTGGCCGGCACGTCTGACGAGTGCATGGCGCAGATCGAGAAAGAAACGCCCGCGCTGATGATCCTTGATATTTGGCTTAAAGACAGTCGGATGGATGGAATCGACATCCTTAAACAGGTGAAACGCGACCATCCTGAGGTACCTGTGGTCATCATTTCTGGCCACGGGAACGTCGAAATCGCAGTCGCCGCGATTAAGCAGGGTGCTTATGATTTCATTGAAAAGCCGTTTAATATTGACCAACTAATGGTTGTTATTCGCCGTGCAATGGAAACCAGCCGCTTGCGCCGTGAGAATATTGATCTTAAGCGCACCGATGCAGGTCCAACAGAAATGCTAGGTGAAAGTGCATCGTTCCGCACGCTGATTTCCCAGCTAGACAAGGTGACCAAATCCAATGGTCGCGTGATGCTGACGGGCGAGGGTGGATCCGGCAAGGAAACGGCTGCGCGTTATATTCATGTGAACTCTGATCGCGTTGATATGCCTTTTGTATCGGTCAATTGCGCCTCCATCGAACCAGAGCGCATGGAAGAAGTCCTGTTCGGGCGTGAGACTGAGGGCCGCGGCGTTGAGCGCGGTTTGCTGGAAGAGGCAGACGGAGGCGTCATCTACTTTGATGGCGTTGCGGATATGCCGCTTGGGACGCAATCGAAACTTCTTCGGGTTTTGGTCGATCAGAAATTCCAACGCGTTGGTGGTGTCGATAAGGTACAAGTGGATGTGCGGGTTATTTCCAGCACAAACAAAGACCTAACAGCGGCAATTGAAGCAGAAACGTTCCGGCAAGAACTGTATCACCGTCTAAACGTCGTGCCGATACATGTGCCAAGCTTAGAGGAACGTCGTGAAGACATTCCACTTTTGGCGGCGTATTTCATTGAAGAACTCAACGCAACGCAAGGCCTGACAGCACGTACCTTGAGCGATGAAGCGGGCGCGTTGCTGCAAACGATGCAATGGCCGGGCAATGCGCGTCAGTTGAAGAACGTGATGGAGCGTGTCCTAATCCTAGGCGATGCAACAGGTCCGATTGAGGCCAAGGAGCTTCCAAGCCAGTCCGACGGACCAGCGGATGAAGGGCGAGTGCTGCTGTCCGGCAGCCTTGCGACCTTGCCGCTGCGCGAAGCCCGTGAGCTGTTTGAGCGTGAGTATTTATTGACGCAAATCAACCGCTTTGGCGGCAATATCAGCCGCACCGCGAGCTTTGTTGGAATGGAGCGTTCTGCCCTTCACCGCAAGCTAAAGACACTTGGTGTTGTGACGTCCAATAAGGCGGGTGCGCGGGTGGCACATGTTGAAGAAGACGCAGAAGAGTAG